One window of the Methanocaldococcus vulcanius M7 genome contains the following:
- a CDS encoding polyprenyl synthetase family protein has protein sequence MLFDVEILKKIDEELKKYVDKNDELYNASKHLLFAGGKRLRPYLTVITYNLKKDNMEEILPAAAAVELIHNYTLIHDDIMDNDDERRGKPTVHVVYGEPIAILAGDLLYAKAFEAVSNIKDSKKAHDVLKILSKACVEVCEGQAMDMKFENYNPTMEEYLEMIRKKTGALLEASVEIGAIMADCSEEEKTALKEYAKRIGLTFQIQDDVLDLIGDKNKIGKPVGSDIREGKKTIIVIHALKTLDEEKKRRLLEILGNKNIGEEEIKEAIEILKPSIEYAKELMKIKTEEAKNYLKIFDEERRKVLEDLADFIISRIH, from the coding sequence ATGCTTTTCGATGTAGAAATTTTAAAAAAAATTGATGAAGAACTAAAAAAATATGTAGATAAAAACGATGAACTATATAATGCCTCAAAACATCTATTATTTGCGGGAGGGAAACGATTAAGGCCTTACTTAACAGTTATAACCTACAATCTAAAAAAAGATAATATGGAGGAAATACTTCCTGCAGCTGCTGCTGTTGAACTAATACACAACTACACGTTAATTCATGACGATATAATGGATAACGATGATGAAAGAAGGGGAAAACCAACAGTTCATGTTGTTTATGGTGAGCCAATTGCTATACTTGCAGGAGATCTCCTATATGCTAAGGCATTTGAAGCAGTTTCAAATATAAAAGATAGTAAAAAGGCACATGATGTTTTAAAAATTCTTTCAAAAGCATGTGTTGAGGTTTGTGAAGGACAGGCAATGGATATGAAGTTTGAAAACTACAATCCAACTATGGAAGAATATTTAGAAATGATTAGAAAGAAGACAGGAGCTTTATTAGAGGCCTCTGTTGAAATTGGAGCAATAATGGCTGATTGTAGCGAAGAGGAAAAAACTGCATTAAAAGAATATGCGAAAAGAATTGGTTTAACGTTTCAAATACAGGATGACGTATTAGATCTTATAGGAGATAAAAATAAAATAGGTAAACCCGTTGGGAGCGATATAAGGGAAGGTAAAAAAACGATCATTGTTATTCATGCGTTAAAAACTCTTGATGAAGAAAAAAAGAGAAGATTATTAGAAATTTTAGGGAATAAAAATATTGGAGAAGAAGAGATCAAAGAGGCGATAGAGATATTAAAGCCCTCGATAGAATATGCAAAAGAATTAATGAAAATAAAAACCGAGGAAGCAAAAAATTATTTAAAGATTTTCGATGAAGAAAGAAGAAAAGTGTTAGAGGATTTAGCTGATTTTATAATAAGTAGAATTCATTAA
- a CDS encoding DUF2118 family protein, with the protein MKIPRLYVENAEKHENRKVVVEEDGKVIRFLDEEEEYCGEGKILYQVIYDDFDNYILMGTVSRDMLIEYEVGGIKQITYIKKGTRLLEIPAEGYKVYPIVDFGCRVLEGHRVAALQSKKGDVRFANTPVNGIVLFLKEVPSKRENYVFYILPEKEIRFEEE; encoded by the coding sequence ATGAAAATTCCAAGGTTGTATGTAGAAAATGCAGAAAAACATGAAAATAGGAAAGTTGTTGTAGAGGAGGATGGTAAGGTTATAAGATTTTTAGATGAGGAAGAAGAGTATTGCGGAGAAGGAAAAATATTATATCAAGTAATATACGATGATTTTGATAACTATATTTTAATGGGAACCGTTAGTAGGGATATGCTTATTGAGTATGAAGTTGGAGGAATTAAGCAAATAACCTATATTAAAAAAGGAACTCGGTTATTGGAGATCCCTGCTGAGGGTTATAAGGTTTATCCTATCGTGGATTTTGGATGTAGAGTTCTTGAAGGGCATAGAGTTGCTGCTCTACAAAGTAAGAAAGGAGATGTTAGGTTTGCAAATACTCCTGTTAATGGAATTGTCTTATTTTTAAAAGAAGTTCCATCAAAACGAGAGAATTATGTTTTTTACATACTTCCCGAAAAGGAGATAAGATTTGAAGAAGAATAA